From Triticum aestivum cultivar Chinese Spring chromosome 4A, IWGSC CS RefSeq v2.1, whole genome shotgun sequence, a single genomic window includes:
- the LOC123081889 gene encoding bidirectional sugar transporter SWEET12, producing the protein MGAVGSPLVFAVGILGNILSFLVILAPVPTFYRVYTRKSTESFQSVPYAMALLSAMLWLYYALLTKDLLLLTINTLGCVVESAYLAIYLAYAPKQARAFTVKLVCIMNMALYGAMVCVLQLLVKDGESRVTIAGGIGSAFALAVFVAPLAIIRQVIRTKSVEFLPFWLSFFLTISAVVWFFYGLLMKDFFVAAPNVLGLLFGLAQMSLHLVYKNPKKKGAVSEVQVPADDEKNQLPLQQQQEAGTTAHVVAPIIEGDEEVVNGREDDVGGDKQQSVSVVDIVLPPPEEHPTLPPVDHPAPLPPMRMAVEVV; encoded by the exons ATGGGTGCCGTTGGGAGCCCTTTGGTCTTTGCTGTGGGCATCCTag GCAACATCCTGTCGTTCCTGGTTATCCTGGCGCCGGTGCCGACGTTCTACCGTGTGTACACGAGGAAGTCGACGGAGTCGTTCCAGTCAGTTCCCTACGCGATGGCGCTGCTGAGCGCAATGCTGTGGCTCTACTACGCGCTGCTCACCaaggacctcctcctcctcaccatcaACACGCTGGGGTGCGTCGTCGAGTCCGCCTACCTCGCCATCTACCTCGCCTACGCACCCAAGCAGGCCAGGGCCTTCACCGTCAAGCTCGTGTGCATCATGAACATGGCGCTCTACGGGGCCATGGTCTGCGTCCTGCAGCTGTTGGTCAAGGACGGCGAGAGCCGCGTCACCATCGCCGGTGGCATCGGCTCCGCCTTCGCGCTCGCCGTCTTCGTCGCCCCTCTAGCCATCATC AGGCAAGTGATCAGGACCAAGAGCGTGGAGTTCCTGCCCTTCTGGCTATCCTTCTTCCTCACCATCAGCGCCGTCGTCTGGTTCTTCTACGGCCTACTCATGAAAGATTTCTTCGTAGCG GCACCCAACGTGCTGGGGCTGCTGTTCGGGCTGGCCCAGATGTCGCTGCACCTGGTGTACAAGAACCCCAAGAAGAAGGGCGCCGTGTCGGAGGTCCAGGTCCCGGCGGACGACGAGAAGAACCAGCTGCCACTTCAGCAGCAGCAGGAGGCCGGCACAACGGCACACGTCGTTGCGCCGATCATcgaaggcgacgaggaggtcgTGAACGGCAGGGAGGACGACGTCGGCGGCGACAAGCAGCAAAGCGTGTCCGTGGTGGACATCGTGCTGCCGCCCCCCGAGGAGCACCCCACACTGCCGCCGGTCGACCACCCTGCGCCACTGCCGCCCATGAGAATGGCCGTCGAGGTGGTCTGA